One Ictalurus punctatus breed USDA103 chromosome 10, Coco_2.0, whole genome shotgun sequence genomic region harbors:
- the enc3 gene encoding ectodermal-neural cortex 3, which yields MSVSSHENRKSRSSSGSMNIHLFHKTSHADSLLTQLNLLRKRCVFTDVVLRAGNRGFPCHRAVLASCSRYFEAMFNGGLKESRDAEVNFHDSLHPEVLELLLDYAYSARIIINEENAESLLEAGDMLQFHDIRDASAEFLEKNLHPSNCLGMMLLSDAHQCQRLYELSWRMCLANFATLYRTEDFLNLPKFQVQELIFSEELEVEDESVVYEAVIDWVKADIGRRISDLPELLRCVRLALLPETYLLKSVVTEELIMGDKVCREIVEDAVRCKMKILQNDGVVTGFCARPRKVSQALLLLGGQTFMCDKVYMIDNKTKEIMLKTDLPSPRKECSACAIGCKVYVTGGRGSENGASKDVWVYDTLHDEWSKAAPMLVARFGHGSAELDHVLYVVGGHTSLSGSFPASPSVSLKQVEQYSPQSNKWTLVAPLREGVSNAAVVGAKNKLFAFGGTSVNRDKYPKVQCFDPCENRWTVPAACPQLWRYTAAAAVGNHIVVIGGDTEFSAGSAYRFNSETYQWTKFIDVTAKRISCHAVASGNRLYVVGGYCGAQRCKTLDCYDPSTDSWESVTSVPYSLIPTAFVSTWRYLPS from the coding sequence ATGTCTGTGAGTAGCCACGAAAACCGCAAATCCAGGTCGAGCTCCGGCTCCATGAACATCCACCTGTTCCACAAAACATCACATGCTGACAGTCTGCTTACTCAATTGAATCTTCTGCGCAAACGCTGTGTCTTCACGGATGTTGTGCTCCGGGCCGGAAATCGAGGTTTCCCGTGTCATCGGGCCGTCCTAGCCTCCTGTAGCCGCTACTTTGAAGCCATGTTTAACGGCGGACTCAAAGAGTCCCGAGACGCGGAAGTCAACTTCCACGACTCGTTGCACCCGGAGGTCCTGGAGCTCCTCTTGGACTACGCATACTCCGCCCGCATCATCATCAATGAGGAGAATGCTGAGTCATTGCTTGAGGCCGGAGACATGCTGCAGTTCCACGACATCCGAGATGCCTCGGCAGAGTTCCTAGAGAAGAACTTGCACCCGTCGAACTGCCTTGGGATGATGCTCCTCTCTGATGCACATCAATGCCAAAGGCTTTACGAGCTCTCCTGGCGCATGTGCCTGGCGAATTTCGCTACCCTTTACCGCACCGAGGACTTTCTGAACCTCCCGAAATTTCAAGTACAGGAGCTGATCTTCAGTGAGGAGCTCGAGGTGGAGGATGAGAGCGTAGTGTATGAGGCAGTTATAGACTGGGTGAAAGCTGATATTGGAAGGAGAATCTCCGACTTGCCTGAGCTATTGCGCTGTGTCCGTTTAGCGCTTCTTCCAGAGACCTACCTGCTCAAAAGCGTTGTCACTGAAGAACTCATCATGGGAGATAAAGTGTGTCGAGAGATTGTCGAAGATGCCGTAAGATGCAAGATGAAGATCCTCCAGAATGATGGTGTGGTCACTGGTTTCTGTGCTCGACCCAGGAAAGTCAGCCAAGCGCTACTTCTTCTGGGAGGCCAGACTTTTATGTGTGATAAAGTGTACATGATagacaacaaaacaaaggagATCATGCTCAAAACTGACCTTCCCAGTCCTCGAAAAGAGTGCAGCGCCTGCGCTATTGGCTGTAAAGTTTACGTCACAGGAGGCAGAGGCTCTGAAAATGGTGCTTCTAAAGATGTCTGGGTCTATGATACTTTACATGACGAATGGTCCAAGGCTGCGCCGATGCTTGTAGCCAGATTTGGACATGGCTCGGCCGAACTGGACCATGTCCTGTATGTTGTAGGAGGCCACACTTCTTTGTCAGGCTCATTTCCTGCCTCTCCATCAGTCTCGCTCAAACAGGTAGAACAGTACAGCCCACAATCTAACAAATGGACTCTAGTTGCACCTCTTCGGGAAGGTGTGAGCAATGCTGCGGTCGTAGGAGCTAAAAACAAGCTCTTTGCTTTTGGTGGAACCAGTGTCAACAGGGACAAGTACCCCAAGGTGCAATGTTTTGACCCCTGCGAGAACAGGTGGACGGTGCCAGCCGCTTGTCCTCAGCTTTGGCGttacacagcagcagcagctgttGGCAATCACATCGTGGTCATCGGCGGAGATACAGAGTTCTCGGCAGGCTCGGCGTATCGGTTCAACAGCGAAACATATCAGTGGACTAAATTCATTGATGTCACAGCCAAAAGGATCAGCTGCCATGCTGTAGCCTCGGGGAACCGACTCTATGTGGTGGGGGGGTATTGCGGCGCTCAGAGGTGTAAAACTCTGGACTGTTACGACCCCTCGACTGACTCTTGGGAAAGTGTGACTAGCGTCCCGTATTCCCTCATTCCCACTGCGTTTGTTAGCACCTGGAGATACCTGCCATCCTGA